A DNA window from Theobroma cacao cultivar B97-61/B2 chromosome 5, Criollo_cocoa_genome_V2, whole genome shotgun sequence contains the following coding sequences:
- the LOC18599762 gene encoding ABC transporter C family member 3 isoform X1, producing the protein MKLFASESSLLMSSATSFDFFLKPIFLHGLYASLHLVLLLSLLVLWVVNRVNEAGGEGSKERLRQRKVFWYKQTLACCFIVLAFNIVLCFLSYFYWYRNGWSEDKLVTLSDYAVKTLAWGATCIYLQCQFSKSGEQKKFPFLLRIWWVFYFSISCYCLVIDVVLDKKHVSFPSLYLVSDVFSVVTGLFLCVVGLFGRNEGEDTLLEEPLLNGGSSVGKGVELSKKKGGDAVTPYSNAGIFSILTFSWMGPLIAAGNEKTLDLEDVPQLDSSDSVVGALPNFRNRLESADSEGSGVTTLKLVKALFFSAWKDIFWTALLAFMYTVASYVGPYIIGTFVQYLSGRREFKNEGYLLVTAFFIAKLVECISQRRWFFKLQQVGLRLRAVLVAMIYNKGLTLSCQSKQSHTSGEIVNFMTVDAERVGDFSWYMHELWLIALQVALALLILYKNLGLACIATLVTTVLSMLANIPLGKMLEKFQDKLMESKDKRMKATSEILRNMRILKLQGWEMKFLSKIIGLRNVEEGWLKRFVYTNVMSSFVFWVAPSFVSVATFSACMFLRVPLDSGKVLSALATFKILQGTIDSLPDTVSMIAQTKVSLDRIASFLQLDDLQPDVIEKLPRGSSDTAIEIVDGNFSWDLSSSSATLKDINLKVCHGMRVVVCGTVGSGKSSLLSCILGELPKISGTLKLCGTKAYVAQSPWIQSGKIEENILFGKEMDRERYDRVLEACTLKKDLEILSFGDQTIIGERGINLSGGQKQRVQIARALYQDDDIYLFDDPFSAVDAHTGSHLFKEVLLGILSSKTVIYVTHQVEFLPAADLILVMKDGRITQAGKYNDILNSGTDLMELVGAHKKALSALDIVDAGSISEKIISEGDGATKCANGKMEKEENQGNESGKVDDVGPKGQLVQEEEREKGKVGFSVYWKYITTAYGGALVPLILLVQILFQIFQIGSNYWMAWASPVSSDVKPPVGSFTLIIVYLALAIGSAISVLARATLLNIAGYKTATLLFEKMHLCIFRAPMSFFDSTPSGRILNRASTDQSAVDLNIPYQVGSFAFSVIHLLGIIVVMSQVAWQTFIISIPVIATCIWYQQCYISSARELSRLVGVCKAPVIQHFAETISGATTIRSFDQESRFQETNMILTDAYSRPKFHIAGAMEWLCFRPDMLTSITFAFSLFFLISIPEGVIDPAIAGLAVMYGLNLNILQTWVVWTICNMENKIISVERMLQYSNIPSEPALVIESNRPDRSWPYHGEVRILDLQVRYAPHMPLVLRGLTCTFLGGLKTGIVGRTGSGKSTLMQTLFRIVEPAAGQIIIDGVNISSIGLHDLRSRLSIIPQDPTMFEGTIRSNLDPLEENTDEQIWEALDKCQLGDGVRKKEGRLDSSVNENGENWSMGQRQLVCLARVLLKKNKILVLDEATASVDTATDNLIQTTLREHFFDCTVITIAHRITSVLDSDMVLLLSHGLVEEYDFPARLLENKSSSFAQLVAEYTVRSKSSLATE; encoded by the exons ATGAAACTTTTTGCTTCAGAATCGTCTTTACTAATGAGTTCAGCTActagttttgattttttcctAAAACCTATTTTTCTTCATGGGCTTTATGCTTCATTACACCTAGTTTTATTGCTTTCCTTGTTAGTCTTATGGGTCGTGAACAGAGTTAATGAAGCTGGTGGGGAAGGATCAAAGGAGAGGTTAAGGCAAAGGAAGGTTTTCTGGTATAAGCAAACTTTAGcttgttgttttattgttttagCTTTCAATATTGTCTTGTGTTTcttaagttatttttattggTATAGAAATGGTTGGTCTGAGGATAAGTTAGTGACTCTTTCTGATTATGCGGTAAAAACACTTGCTTGGGGTGCAACGTGTATTTATTTGCAATGTCAATTCTCCAAATCTGGTGAACAAAAGAAGTTCCCATTTTTGTTGAGAATTTGGTGGgttttttatttctcaatttcTTGTTATTGTCTTGTTATAGACGTTGTTCTTGACAAAAAACATGTTTCTTTCCCAAGTCTGTACTTAGTATCCGATGTTTTTTCTGTTGTTACTGGTTTGTTCCTATGTGTTGTGGGGCTTTTTGGAAGAAATGAGGGGGAAGATACCCTCCTTGAGGAGCCCCTTTTGAATGGAGGTTCTAGCGTTGGTAAGGGTGTAGAGTTGAGTAAGAAAAAAGGGGGTGATGCTGTAACCCCATATTCAAATGCTGGTATATTCAGCATTCTTACATTTTCTTGGATGGGGCCTCTTATTGCAGCTGGCAATGAGAAAACTTTAGACCTGGAGGATGTTCCTCAGCTAGATAGCAGTGATAGTGTTGTTGGGGCTCTTCCAAATTTTAGAAACAGGCTTGAGTCAGCTGACAGTGAGGGGAGTGGAGTTACCACGCTTAAGCTGGTGAAAGCACTGTTCTTCTCAGCTtggaaagatattttttgGACAGCTTTGTTGGCGTTTATGTACACTGTGGCTTCATATGTTGGCCCATATATCATTGGCACTTTTGTTCAGTACCTGAGTGGGCGGCGGGAGTTTAAAAATGAGGGGTATCTTCTGGTTACAGCTTTCTTTATTGCCAAGCTAGTAGAGTGCATATCTCAGAGGCGCTGGTTTTTTAAGTTACAGCAAGTTGGACTTAGGCTGAGAGCAGTACTGGTAGCAATGATTTATAATAAAGGTTTAACCCTTTCATGCCAGTCAAAGCAGAGCCACACCAGCGGGGAGATCGTCAATTTCATGACTGTTGATGCAGAGAGGGTGGGTGACTTTAGTTGGTACATGCATGAACTATGGCTAATAGCTTTGCAAGTTGCTTTGGCCTTGTTGATCTTGTATAAAAATCTTGGGCTAGCATGCATTGCTACTCTTGTCACAACCGTACTTTCTATGTTGGCAAATATTCCTCTGGGGAAAATGCTAGAGAAGTTTCAGGACAAGTTGATggaatcaaaagataaaagaatgaAGGCAACGTCTGAAATTTTGAGGAACATGAGAATTCTCAAACTTCAGGGCTGGGAAATGAAGTTTCTATCAAAGATTATTGGGCTTAGGAATGTTGAGGAAGGATGGTTAAAAAGATTCGTTTATACAAATGTCATGAGTAGTTTTGTTTTCTGGGTTGCACCCTCGTTTGTGTCTGTAGCCACTTTTAGTGCTTGTATGTTTTTAAGAGTCCCACTTGATTCGGGAAAGGTCCTATCTGCACTTGCAACATTCAAGATTCTTCAAGGGACAATCGACAGTCTTCCTGATACAGTTTCAATGATAGCTCAGACAAAGGTCTCTCTTGATAGAATTGCTTCCTTCCTTCAGCTTGATGACTTGCAGCCTGATGTTATAGAGAAGCTTCCGAGAGGTTCTTCTGATACTGCAATTGAGATTGTTGATGGGAATTTCTCTTGGGATTTGTCTTCTTCCTCTGCAACGCTAAAAGATATAAATTTGAAAGTTTGCCATGGCATGAGGGTTGTTGTTTGTGGTACAGTTGGCTCTGGCAAGTCAAGTTTGCTTTCCTGTATTCTGGGGGAATTACCCAAGATATCTGGAACTCTTAAGTTGTGTGGTACGAAGGCCTATGTTGCTCAGTCACCTTGGATACAAAGTGGCAAGATTGAGGAGAACATATTGTTTGGTAAAGAGATGGACAGGGAGAGGTATGACAGAGTGCTTGAAGCTTGTACCCTCAAGAAGGATCTTGAAATCCTCTCATTTGGTGATCAGACTATTATAGGTGAGAGGGGAATCAATTTGAGTGGTGGACAGAAACAAAGAGTACAGATTGCACGTGCTTTATACCAAGATGATGATATCTATCTGTTTGATGATCCATTCAGTGCTGTGGACGCTCACACAGGATCTCATTTATTTAAG GAAGTTTTACTAGGCATTTTGAGTTCAAAAACAGTGATTTATGTCACTCATCAAGTTGAGTTTTTACCAGCTGCTGATCTAATCTTG GTCATGAAAGATGGCAGGATTACACAAGCGGGAAAGTATAACGACATTCTCAATTCAGGGACTGACCTTATGGAACTTGTGGGTGCGCATAAGAAAGCTTTGTCGGCCCTTGATATTGTTGATGCAGGGTCTATTTCTGAAAAAATTATCAGTGAAGGAGATGGTGCTACAAAATGTGCTAATGGGAAaatggagaaagaagaaaaccaAGGTAATGAGAGTGGTAAAGTAGATGATGTCGGACCAAAAGGACAGCTTGTTCAAGAAGAAGAgcgagaaaaaggaaaagttggGTTTTCAGTCTACTGGAAGTATATCACAACAGCCTATGGAGGAGCTCTTGTGCCTTTAATATTGCTGGTGCAGATTCTCTTTCAGATTTTTCAAATTGGTAGCAATTATTGGATGGCTTGGGCATCTCCTGTGTCTTCAGATGTCAAACCTCCAGTTGGGAGCTTTACACTAATAATTGTCTATTTAGCTTTAGCCATTGGCAGTGCCATTTCTGTCCTTGCCAGAGCCACACTTCTTAATATAGCTGGATATAAAACAGCCACTCTTCTCTTTGAAAAGATGCATTTATGCATTTTCCGTGCCCCTATGTCTTTCTTTGATTCCACACCAAGTGGAAGAATCCTAAACAGA GCTTCCACAGATCAAAGTGCAGTGGATTTGAACATTCCATATCAAGTCGGGTCATTTGCCTTTTCAGTTATCCATCTCCTTGGAATCATTGTAGTCATGTCTCAGGTTGCTTGGCAGACCTTTATCATTTCTATCCCCGTCATTGCTACCTGCATTTGGTACCAG CAATGTTACATATCTTCTGCACGAGAACTTTCACGGTTGGTTGGAGTATGCAAAGCTCCGGTGATACAGCATTTTGCTGAAACAATTTCAGGAGCAACAACTATCAGGAGCTTTGATCAAGAATCAAGATTCCAAGAGACAAACATGATACTGACTGATGCATATTCTCGTCCAAAATTTCATATTGCCGGTGCAATGGAATGGCTGTGCTTCCGCCCGGACATGTTGACTTCCATTACTTTTGccttctctttgttctttttgatCTCTATTCCAGAGGGAGTTATTGATCCAG cCATTGCGGGTTTAGCTGTGATGTATGGACTCAATCTAAATATATTGCAAACTTGGGTAGTATGGACTATTTGCAATATGGAGAATAAAATTATATCTGTTGAGAGAATGCTTCAATACAGCAATATTCCTAGTGAGCCTGcccttgtgatagaaagtaaTCGCCCAGACCGTTCTTGGCCATATCATGGAGAAGTTCGTATTCTTGATCTGCAG GTACGGTATGCCCCACACATGCCACTCGTCTTGCGAGGTCTGACATGCACCTTTCTAGGGGGGTTGAAAACTGGCATTGTAGGGAGAACAGGCAGCGGTAAATCAACACTGATGCAAACACTTTTCCGCATAGTTGAACCTGCAGCAGGccagattataattgatggTGTCAACATATCATCAATTGGGCTGCATGATTTGCGGTCAAGACTCAGCATCATTCCTCAGGATCCTACCATGTTTGAAGGGACTATACGGAGCAATTTGGATCCTCTTGAAGAGAACACAGACGAACAGATTTGGGAG gcGTTGGATAAGTGCCAACTAGGGGATGGAGTTAGAAAGAAGGAAGGCAGGCTAGATTCTTCAG TTAATGAGAATGGAGAGAATTGGAGCATGGGTCAGAGGCAGCTGGTCTGTCTTGCGCGTGTGCTgcttaagaaaaataagatcTTAGTGCTTGATGAAGCTACGGCATCCGTTGATACAGCTACCGATAATCTGATTCAGACAACCTTGAGGGAGCACTTTTTTGATTGTACGGTCATAACAATCGCCCATCGGATCACTTCTGTTCTTGATAGTGATATGGTTCTGCTTCTAAGTCATG GACTTGTTGAAGAATATGATTTTCCCGCTAGATTGTTAGAAAACAAGTCTTCATCTTTTGCACAGCTTGTAGCAGAGTACACTGTGAGATCAAAATCAAGTCTGGCTACCGAATAA
- the LOC18599762 gene encoding ABC transporter C family member 3 isoform X2 produces the protein MKLFASESSLLMSSATSFDFFLKPIFLHGLYASLHLVLLLSLLVLWVVNRVNEAGGEGSKERLRQRKVFWYKQTLACCFIVLAFNIVLCFLSYFYWYRNGWSEDKLVTLSDYAVKTLAWGATCIYLQCQFSKSGEQKKFPFLLRIWWVFYFSISCYCLVIDVVLDKKHVSFPSLYLVSDVFSVVTGLFLCVVGLFGRNEGEDTLLEEPLLNGGSSVGKGVELSKKKGGDAVTPYSNAGIFSILTFSWMGPLIAAGNEKTLDLEDVPQLDSSDSVVGALPNFRNRLESADSEGSGVTTLKLVKALFFSAWKDIFWTALLAFMYTVASYVGPYIIGTFVQYLSGRREFKNEGYLLVTAFFIAKLVECISQRRWFFKLQQVGLRLRAVLVAMIYNKGLTLSCQSKQSHTSGEIVNFMTVDAERVGDFSWYMHELWLIALQVALALLILYKNLGLACIATLVTTVLSMLANIPLGKMLEKFQDKLMESKDKRMKATSEILRNMRILKLQGWEMKFLSKIIGLRNVEEGWLKRFVYTNVMSSFVFWVAPSFVSVATFSACMFLRVPLDSGKVLSALATFKILQGTIDSLPDTVSMIAQTKVSLDRIASFLQLDDLQPDVIEKLPRGSSDTAIEIVDGNFSWDLSSSSATLKDINLKVCHGMRVVVCGTVGSGKSSLLSCILGELPKISGTLKLCGTKAYVAQSPWIQSGKIEENILFGKEMDRERYDRVLEACTLKKDLEILSFGDQTIIGERGINLSGGQKQRVQIARALYQDDDIYLFDDPFSAVDAHTGSHLFKEVLLGILSSKTVIYVTHQVEFLPAADLILVMKDGRITQAGKYNDILNSGTDLMELVGAHKKALSALDIVDAGSISEKIISEGDGATKCANGKMEKEENQGNESGKVDDVGPKGQLVQEEEREKGKVGFSVYWKYITTAYGGALVPLILLVQILFQIFQIGSNYWMAWASPVSSDVKPPVGSFTLIIVYLALAIGSAISVLARATLLNIAGYKTATLLFEKMHLCIFRAPMSFFDSTPSGRILNRASTDQSAVDLNIPYQVGSFAFSVIHLLGIIVVMSQVAWQTFIISIPVIATCIWYQQCYISSARELSRLVGVCKAPVIQHFAETISGATTIRSFDQESRFQETNMILTDAYSRPKFHIAGAMEWLCFRPDMLTSITFAFSLFFLISIPEGVIDPAIAGLAVMYGLNLNILQTWVVWTICNMENKIISVERMLQYSNIPSEPALVIESNRPDRSWPYHGEVRILDLQYAPHMPLVLRGLTCTFLGGLKTGIVGRTGSGKSTLMQTLFRIVEPAAGQIIIDGVNISSIGLHDLRSRLSIIPQDPTMFEGTIRSNLDPLEENTDEQIWEALDKCQLGDGVRKKEGRLDSSVNENGENWSMGQRQLVCLARVLLKKNKILVLDEATASVDTATDNLIQTTLREHFFDCTVITIAHRITSVLDSDMVLLLSHGLVEEYDFPARLLENKSSSFAQLVAEYTVRSKSSLATE, from the exons ATGAAACTTTTTGCTTCAGAATCGTCTTTACTAATGAGTTCAGCTActagttttgattttttcctAAAACCTATTTTTCTTCATGGGCTTTATGCTTCATTACACCTAGTTTTATTGCTTTCCTTGTTAGTCTTATGGGTCGTGAACAGAGTTAATGAAGCTGGTGGGGAAGGATCAAAGGAGAGGTTAAGGCAAAGGAAGGTTTTCTGGTATAAGCAAACTTTAGcttgttgttttattgttttagCTTTCAATATTGTCTTGTGTTTcttaagttatttttattggTATAGAAATGGTTGGTCTGAGGATAAGTTAGTGACTCTTTCTGATTATGCGGTAAAAACACTTGCTTGGGGTGCAACGTGTATTTATTTGCAATGTCAATTCTCCAAATCTGGTGAACAAAAGAAGTTCCCATTTTTGTTGAGAATTTGGTGGgttttttatttctcaatttcTTGTTATTGTCTTGTTATAGACGTTGTTCTTGACAAAAAACATGTTTCTTTCCCAAGTCTGTACTTAGTATCCGATGTTTTTTCTGTTGTTACTGGTTTGTTCCTATGTGTTGTGGGGCTTTTTGGAAGAAATGAGGGGGAAGATACCCTCCTTGAGGAGCCCCTTTTGAATGGAGGTTCTAGCGTTGGTAAGGGTGTAGAGTTGAGTAAGAAAAAAGGGGGTGATGCTGTAACCCCATATTCAAATGCTGGTATATTCAGCATTCTTACATTTTCTTGGATGGGGCCTCTTATTGCAGCTGGCAATGAGAAAACTTTAGACCTGGAGGATGTTCCTCAGCTAGATAGCAGTGATAGTGTTGTTGGGGCTCTTCCAAATTTTAGAAACAGGCTTGAGTCAGCTGACAGTGAGGGGAGTGGAGTTACCACGCTTAAGCTGGTGAAAGCACTGTTCTTCTCAGCTtggaaagatattttttgGACAGCTTTGTTGGCGTTTATGTACACTGTGGCTTCATATGTTGGCCCATATATCATTGGCACTTTTGTTCAGTACCTGAGTGGGCGGCGGGAGTTTAAAAATGAGGGGTATCTTCTGGTTACAGCTTTCTTTATTGCCAAGCTAGTAGAGTGCATATCTCAGAGGCGCTGGTTTTTTAAGTTACAGCAAGTTGGACTTAGGCTGAGAGCAGTACTGGTAGCAATGATTTATAATAAAGGTTTAACCCTTTCATGCCAGTCAAAGCAGAGCCACACCAGCGGGGAGATCGTCAATTTCATGACTGTTGATGCAGAGAGGGTGGGTGACTTTAGTTGGTACATGCATGAACTATGGCTAATAGCTTTGCAAGTTGCTTTGGCCTTGTTGATCTTGTATAAAAATCTTGGGCTAGCATGCATTGCTACTCTTGTCACAACCGTACTTTCTATGTTGGCAAATATTCCTCTGGGGAAAATGCTAGAGAAGTTTCAGGACAAGTTGATggaatcaaaagataaaagaatgaAGGCAACGTCTGAAATTTTGAGGAACATGAGAATTCTCAAACTTCAGGGCTGGGAAATGAAGTTTCTATCAAAGATTATTGGGCTTAGGAATGTTGAGGAAGGATGGTTAAAAAGATTCGTTTATACAAATGTCATGAGTAGTTTTGTTTTCTGGGTTGCACCCTCGTTTGTGTCTGTAGCCACTTTTAGTGCTTGTATGTTTTTAAGAGTCCCACTTGATTCGGGAAAGGTCCTATCTGCACTTGCAACATTCAAGATTCTTCAAGGGACAATCGACAGTCTTCCTGATACAGTTTCAATGATAGCTCAGACAAAGGTCTCTCTTGATAGAATTGCTTCCTTCCTTCAGCTTGATGACTTGCAGCCTGATGTTATAGAGAAGCTTCCGAGAGGTTCTTCTGATACTGCAATTGAGATTGTTGATGGGAATTTCTCTTGGGATTTGTCTTCTTCCTCTGCAACGCTAAAAGATATAAATTTGAAAGTTTGCCATGGCATGAGGGTTGTTGTTTGTGGTACAGTTGGCTCTGGCAAGTCAAGTTTGCTTTCCTGTATTCTGGGGGAATTACCCAAGATATCTGGAACTCTTAAGTTGTGTGGTACGAAGGCCTATGTTGCTCAGTCACCTTGGATACAAAGTGGCAAGATTGAGGAGAACATATTGTTTGGTAAAGAGATGGACAGGGAGAGGTATGACAGAGTGCTTGAAGCTTGTACCCTCAAGAAGGATCTTGAAATCCTCTCATTTGGTGATCAGACTATTATAGGTGAGAGGGGAATCAATTTGAGTGGTGGACAGAAACAAAGAGTACAGATTGCACGTGCTTTATACCAAGATGATGATATCTATCTGTTTGATGATCCATTCAGTGCTGTGGACGCTCACACAGGATCTCATTTATTTAAG GAAGTTTTACTAGGCATTTTGAGTTCAAAAACAGTGATTTATGTCACTCATCAAGTTGAGTTTTTACCAGCTGCTGATCTAATCTTG GTCATGAAAGATGGCAGGATTACACAAGCGGGAAAGTATAACGACATTCTCAATTCAGGGACTGACCTTATGGAACTTGTGGGTGCGCATAAGAAAGCTTTGTCGGCCCTTGATATTGTTGATGCAGGGTCTATTTCTGAAAAAATTATCAGTGAAGGAGATGGTGCTACAAAATGTGCTAATGGGAAaatggagaaagaagaaaaccaAGGTAATGAGAGTGGTAAAGTAGATGATGTCGGACCAAAAGGACAGCTTGTTCAAGAAGAAGAgcgagaaaaaggaaaagttggGTTTTCAGTCTACTGGAAGTATATCACAACAGCCTATGGAGGAGCTCTTGTGCCTTTAATATTGCTGGTGCAGATTCTCTTTCAGATTTTTCAAATTGGTAGCAATTATTGGATGGCTTGGGCATCTCCTGTGTCTTCAGATGTCAAACCTCCAGTTGGGAGCTTTACACTAATAATTGTCTATTTAGCTTTAGCCATTGGCAGTGCCATTTCTGTCCTTGCCAGAGCCACACTTCTTAATATAGCTGGATATAAAACAGCCACTCTTCTCTTTGAAAAGATGCATTTATGCATTTTCCGTGCCCCTATGTCTTTCTTTGATTCCACACCAAGTGGAAGAATCCTAAACAGA GCTTCCACAGATCAAAGTGCAGTGGATTTGAACATTCCATATCAAGTCGGGTCATTTGCCTTTTCAGTTATCCATCTCCTTGGAATCATTGTAGTCATGTCTCAGGTTGCTTGGCAGACCTTTATCATTTCTATCCCCGTCATTGCTACCTGCATTTGGTACCAG CAATGTTACATATCTTCTGCACGAGAACTTTCACGGTTGGTTGGAGTATGCAAAGCTCCGGTGATACAGCATTTTGCTGAAACAATTTCAGGAGCAACAACTATCAGGAGCTTTGATCAAGAATCAAGATTCCAAGAGACAAACATGATACTGACTGATGCATATTCTCGTCCAAAATTTCATATTGCCGGTGCAATGGAATGGCTGTGCTTCCGCCCGGACATGTTGACTTCCATTACTTTTGccttctctttgttctttttgatCTCTATTCCAGAGGGAGTTATTGATCCAG cCATTGCGGGTTTAGCTGTGATGTATGGACTCAATCTAAATATATTGCAAACTTGGGTAGTATGGACTATTTGCAATATGGAGAATAAAATTATATCTGTTGAGAGAATGCTTCAATACAGCAATATTCCTAGTGAGCCTGcccttgtgatagaaagtaaTCGCCCAGACCGTTCTTGGCCATATCATGGAGAAGTTCGTATTCTTGATCTGCAG TATGCCCCACACATGCCACTCGTCTTGCGAGGTCTGACATGCACCTTTCTAGGGGGGTTGAAAACTGGCATTGTAGGGAGAACAGGCAGCGGTAAATCAACACTGATGCAAACACTTTTCCGCATAGTTGAACCTGCAGCAGGccagattataattgatggTGTCAACATATCATCAATTGGGCTGCATGATTTGCGGTCAAGACTCAGCATCATTCCTCAGGATCCTACCATGTTTGAAGGGACTATACGGAGCAATTTGGATCCTCTTGAAGAGAACACAGACGAACAGATTTGGGAG gcGTTGGATAAGTGCCAACTAGGGGATGGAGTTAGAAAGAAGGAAGGCAGGCTAGATTCTTCAG TTAATGAGAATGGAGAGAATTGGAGCATGGGTCAGAGGCAGCTGGTCTGTCTTGCGCGTGTGCTgcttaagaaaaataagatcTTAGTGCTTGATGAAGCTACGGCATCCGTTGATACAGCTACCGATAATCTGATTCAGACAACCTTGAGGGAGCACTTTTTTGATTGTACGGTCATAACAATCGCCCATCGGATCACTTCTGTTCTTGATAGTGATATGGTTCTGCTTCTAAGTCATG GACTTGTTGAAGAATATGATTTTCCCGCTAGATTGTTAGAAAACAAGTCTTCATCTTTTGCACAGCTTGTAGCAGAGTACACTGTGAGATCAAAATCAAGTCTGGCTACCGAATAA
- the LOC18599763 gene encoding uncharacterized protein LOC18599763 produces the protein MFYPFFCGAFHHQKEDDDELWSTPASTPKKSRRKKDSKNPYSTRGLDQFSALLAELEEKRQQIYSQMGSEGIVRFVYKNSNDCVPVVVKLKDKKEEKNKTEDTKDHHPESCVSEVVEKLPTPPESDEKIEQKKSFSWNIVKSQDWRRPSYYIPAVIISILLFLVFFGRSVAILCTCMGWYVVPTISGEGSNLRTSMKKKDYVRKLSGNKMVSGKLSSPKNNKFGAIRDKSPR, from the coding sequence ATGTTTTACCCATTTTTCTGTGGAGCTTTCCACCACCaaaaagaagatgatgatgaattgtgGAGCACCCCTGCTTCCACACCAAAAAAGtcgagaagaaaaaaggataGCAAGAACCCGTATTCGACGCGTGGACTTGACCAGTTTTCTGCTCTTTTAGCTGAACTCGAAGAGAAGAGACAGCAGATTTACTCACAGATGGGATCAGAAGGTATAGTTCGTTTTGTTTACAAGAACTCAAATGATTGTGTCCCGGTTGTGGTAAAGCTGAAGgacaagaaagaagagaaaaacaagACAGAAGATACCAAAGATCATCACCCTGAAAGCTGTGTTTCTGAAGTTGTGGAGAAGCTGCCAACCCCACCAGAATCAGATGAGAAGATTGAGCAAAAGAAGAGCTTTTCATGGAATATTGTTAAGTCACAGGATTGGAGAAGGCCTTCTTATTACATCCCAGCAGTTATAATCTCGATTCTGTTGTTCCTAGTATTTTTCGGAAGGTCAGTTGCAATATTATGCACTTGTATGGGCTGGTACGTAGTTCCTACAATAAGTGGGGAAGGTTCAAATTTGAGAACAtcaatgaagaagaaagattatGTGAGAAAGTTGAGTGGAAACAAAATGGTAAGTGGGAAATTATCTTCTCCcaagaataataaatttgGAGCTATCAGAGACAAGTCCCCACGGTAG
- the LOC18599765 gene encoding presenilin-like protein At1g08700, whose translation MESSILESIGQEIIGVMSPVSLCMLLVVLLVYSLSPSNPFSSSSSAPIRTAANLVYLENPSDTAAQKLEGALLNALVFVILIAIVTFVLVLLYYYNFTNFLKNYMRFSAFFVLGTMGGSIFLSIIQHFSIPIDSVTCFLLLFNFTVVGVLSVFSGGMPIVLRQGYMVLLGIIVATWFTKLPEWTTWALLVALALYDLVAVLAPGGPLKLLVELASSRDEELPALVYEARPTVSRNEGNQRSSLGLLVGGVSDSGSVELQAVSNGNARRDGSENGSSSEYAAIQVRSSENVEGERSPLVGHLRERYSSDSNSSEYSTVVCNRESEIVVDEEMSPLVDLLGMDDEREQPRRDGTGDSVIASRGIKLGLGDFVFYSVLVGRAAMYDLMTVYACYLAIISGLGCTLILLSVCRRALPALPISITLGVIFYFLTRLLMEPFVVGTATNLMMF comes from the exons ATGGAGTCGAGCATCTTAGAATCAATCGGCCAAGAAATCATCGGCGTGATGTCCCCAGTCTCTCTTTGCATGCTCTTAGTAGTCCTTCTCGTGTACTCCCTCTCACCTTCCAACCCCttttcctcttcctcttcCGCTCCCATCCGTACAGCTGCAAATCTCGTTTACCTCGAAAACCCATCTGATACCGCTGCTCAGAAGCTCGAGGGAGCCTTGCTCAATGCCTTGGTCTTCGTTATCCTCATCGCTATAGTTACGTTTGTTCTGGTGCTGCTTTATTACTATAACTTCACCAATTTTTTGAAGAATTACATGCGATTCTCGGCTTTTTTTGTACTCG GTACAATGGGTGGTTCAATCTTTTTGTCAATAATCCAGCATTTCTCAATACCAATTGACTCAGTCACATGCTTTCTGCtgcttttcaattttaccgTTGTGGGGGTGTTATCCGTGTTTTCTGGTGGGATGCCGATTGTTTTGAGGCAAGGGTATATGGTATTGCTGGGGATAATTGTGGCAACATGGTTTACCAAATTGCCAGAATGGACTACATGGGCTTTGCTTGTTGCATTGGCTTTGTATGATTTGGTGGCAGTTTTGGCTCCTGGTGGCCCCCTTAAGTTGTTGGTGGAGTTGGCCTCAAGCCGAGATGAGGAGTTGCCAGCTTTGGTATATGAAGCTCGGCCAACAGTTTCACGCAATGAGGGAAATCAGCGGTCAAGTTTGGGGCTTCTTGTTGGTGGAGTTTCAGATTCTGGGTCAGTTGAGTTGCAGGCGGTGTCGAATGGTAATGCCCGTAGAGATGGAAGTGAAAATGGTAGCAGTTCTGAGTATGCTGCTATCCAGGTTAGAAGTTCAGAAAATGTTGAAGGCGAAAGGTCCCCATTGGTTGGTCATTTGAGAGAAAGGTATTCATCAGATAGTAACTCATCAGAGTATTCTACTGTGGTTTGCAATAGAGAATCTGAGATTGTTGTGGATGAGGAAATGTCTCCTCTTGTTGACTTGTTGGGGATGGACGATGAGAGAGAGCAGCCAAGGAGGGATGGTACGGGGGATTCAGTGATAGCAAGTAGAGGTATCAAGCTTGGTCTTGGAGACTTTGTGTTTTATAGTGTTCTGGTAGGCAGGGCTGCCATGTATGATCTAATGACTGTATATGCATGTTATCTTGCCATCATCTCAGGACTTGGGTGCACTCTTATTTTGTTATCTGTGTGCCGCCGAGCACTGCCTGCCCTCCCAATATCCATTACATTGGGTGTCATTTTTTACTTCTTGACTCGATTGTTAATGGAACCTTTTGTTGTTGGAACGGCAACAAATTTAATGATGTTTTAA